From Euzebya sp., a single genomic window includes:
- a CDS encoding HPP family protein codes for MSDREPRRPGPIGGDMASVLLGLAERARLPALVERHSSVSVLGLFAFVNGLISIAIMAGTALVTGAPTIFPSLGPTAFLLFYTPTTPAASPRNTILGHLVGVLAGYGSLVLFGLAAAEPAMETGVTTGRVGAAALSLALTSGAMVWLKVPHPPAGATTLIISLGILREPWQLVVLMVAVTLLVVQGWVINRLAGIDYPLWKAG; via the coding sequence GTGAGCGACCGGGAGCCCCGCCGGCCAGGCCCGATCGGCGGGGACATGGCGTCGGTGCTGTTGGGCCTGGCTGAGCGCGCCCGGCTGCCCGCGCTGGTCGAGCGGCACTCCTCGGTCTCGGTGCTGGGGTTGTTCGCGTTCGTCAACGGGCTGATCTCGATCGCGATCATGGCCGGGACCGCGCTGGTGACGGGCGCGCCGACGATCTTCCCCTCCCTCGGCCCCACCGCCTTCCTCCTCTTCTACACCCCGACCACGCCGGCGGCGTCGCCGCGGAACACCATCCTCGGCCACCTCGTCGGCGTCCTGGCCGGGTACGGGTCGCTGGTGCTCTTCGGCCTGGCCGCGGCGGAGCCGGCGATGGAGACGGGCGTGACCACCGGGCGGGTGGGCGCGGCGGCGCTGTCGCTCGCGCTGACCAGCGGCGCGATGGTGTGGCTCAAGGTGCCGCACCCGCCTGCCGGGGCGACGACGCTGATCATCTCCCTGGGGATCCTGAGGGAGCCCTGGCAGCTGGTGGTGCTGATGGTCGCCGTGACCCTGCTCGTGGTCCAGGGGTGGGTGATCAACCGCCTGGCCGGCATCGACTACCCGCTGTGGAAGGCTGGGTAG
- a CDS encoding ubiquinol-cytochrome c reductase iron-sulfur subunit, producing MSRATPRDPDLVAERIGRLTTDALVTRRGYLRILGILSGGLALGSVAVAGGAFTRPTQGAEEEVVITEDADAIPVGGSVRFGYPSDRQPALLLRLDEETWVAYSAVCTHLACEVLPRLDDDDLYCPCHEGHFDPATGAPTAGPPERPLPQIRLERRGAAIVAVGEGALTPDAHDEEA from the coding sequence ATGAGCCGGGCCACCCCCCGCGATCCCGACCTGGTCGCCGAGCGCATCGGCCGGCTGACGACCGACGCGCTCGTGACCCGACGGGGCTACCTGCGGATCCTCGGGATCCTGTCCGGCGGGCTCGCACTCGGCAGCGTGGCGGTGGCGGGTGGTGCGTTCACGCGCCCCACCCAGGGCGCGGAGGAGGAGGTGGTGATCACCGAGGACGCCGACGCGATCCCCGTCGGCGGGTCGGTGCGCTTCGGCTACCCGAGCGATCGCCAGCCCGCGCTGCTGCTGCGGCTCGACGAGGAGACCTGGGTCGCCTACTCGGCGGTCTGCACCCACCTGGCCTGCGAGGTGCTGCCCCGACTCGACGACGACGACCTGTACTGCCCCTGCCACGAGGGCCACTTCGACCCCGCGACCGGCGCGCCGACGGCGGGCCCGCCCGAACGGCCCCTGCCCCAGATCCGCCTCGAGCGGCGCGGCGCCGCGATCGTCGCCGTGGGCGAGGGGGCACTCACGCCCGACGCCCACGACGAGGAGGCCTGA
- a CDS encoding helix-turn-helix transcriptional regulator: protein MDRDPPSQAQLHRALSSPARTRLLEALREMPGGGDAQVLATRVGLHANTVRAHLAVLEEAGLVVSAPEARDRPGRPRLVYTPTERATGAAGDEGAYQFLATILTGYLSAVADDPAAAARDAGAAWGRHLVDRPGPFERVDSAAALDVLVRLLDDIGFAPELDDDGDGPRVLLRRCPFLGLAKDHQEVVCSVHLGLMRGALAELGGEVEARDLLPLVEPMLCISHLTTS from the coding sequence ATGGATCGGGACCCGCCCAGCCAGGCGCAGTTGCACCGCGCCCTGTCCAGCCCCGCCCGGACCAGGTTGCTGGAGGCGCTCCGCGAGATGCCCGGCGGCGGTGATGCGCAGGTCCTGGCGACGCGCGTCGGCCTGCACGCCAACACCGTCCGCGCGCACCTCGCCGTGTTGGAGGAGGCGGGGTTGGTCGTGTCCGCACCGGAGGCCCGGGATCGCCCGGGGCGTCCCCGCCTGGTGTACACCCCCACCGAGCGGGCCACCGGAGCGGCGGGGGACGAGGGCGCGTACCAGTTCCTCGCCACCATCCTGACCGGCTACCTCTCCGCGGTGGCCGACGACCCGGCCGCCGCGGCCCGCGACGCCGGTGCGGCGTGGGGTCGCCACCTCGTCGACCGGCCGGGGCCGTTCGAGCGCGTGGACTCGGCCGCGGCGCTCGACGTGCTGGTCCGGTTGCTCGACGACATCGGGTTCGCGCCCGAGCTCGACGACGACGGCGACGGGCCGAGGGTCCTGCTGCGACGCTGCCCCTTCCTCGGGCTCGCCAAGGACCACCAGGAGGTCGTCTGCTCGGTGCACCTCGGCCTCATGCGGGGCGCCCTCGCGGAGCTCGGCGGCGAGGTCGAGGCACGGGACCTCCTCCCGCTCGTCGAGCCGATGCTGTGCATCAGCCATCTGACGACATCGTGA
- a CDS encoding cupin, with translation MTTARTADLTMLPAAVDAVLAEARDARSGRAARTLVPGAGAPLKQTLLALTAGTVLADHESPGAATIQVLRGEVRLTSGEGPQVLDAGALAPIPPMRHGLAANDDAVVLITVAVADTAPRES, from the coding sequence ATGACCACCGCCCGAACCGCTGACCTGACCATGCTGCCCGCCGCCGTGGACGCCGTGCTCGCGGAGGCCCGCGACGCTCGCTCGGGCCGAGCCGCGCGGACGCTCGTCCCAGGAGCGGGTGCGCCGCTCAAGCAGACCCTCCTGGCCCTGACCGCGGGGACGGTGCTGGCCGACCACGAGAGCCCAGGCGCCGCCACCATCCAGGTGCTGCGCGGGGAGGTGCGGCTGACGTCCGGCGAGGGACCGCAGGTCCTCGACGCCGGCGCGCTCGCCCCGATCCCCCCGATGCGCCACGGCCTCGCCGCGAACGACGACGCGGTCGTCCTGATCACCGTCGCGGTCGCCGACACCGCCCCCCGGGAGTCCTGA
- a CDS encoding plastocyanin/azurin family copper-binding protein, which yields MPHRAALTALATTLLLLTGCGGEPASDTPSSDSTSDVGAASGGGVTVAAGDIYYADGDSRSDEGEVTFTADAGEVEVTLENDGALEHNVVVEEAGDELVVSAAAGETSTGTVDLDGGTYTIYCDIAGHREAGMVATLTVE from the coding sequence ATGCCACACCGCGCTGCCCTTACTGCGCTCGCCACGACCCTGCTCCTCCTCACCGGGTGCGGTGGTGAGCCCGCGTCCGACACCCCTTCGTCCGACAGCACCTCCGACGTGGGTGCGGCCAGCGGTGGCGGCGTGACCGTCGCCGCGGGCGACATCTACTACGCCGACGGCGACTCGCGGTCGGACGAGGGCGAGGTCACCTTCACCGCTGACGCCGGCGAGGTCGAGGTCACCCTGGAGAACGACGGCGCGCTCGAGCACAACGTGGTCGTGGAGGAGGCCGGCGACGAGCTGGTCGTGTCAGCAGCCGCCGGCGAGACCTCGACGGGCACCGTCGACCTCGACGGCGGCACCTACACGATCTACTGCGACATCGCCGGGCACCGCGAGGCCGGCATGGTGGCCACCCTCACCGTCGAGTAG
- the gdhA gene encoding NADP-specific glutamate dehydrogenase → MDEKVEPFFDEVIRRNPGEVEFHQAVREVLTSIGPVLAKHPEFAEHKIIERICEPERQVIFRVPWQDDAGEVQIDRGFRVEFNSALGPYKGGLRFHPSVNLGIVKFLGFEQIFKNALTGMPIGGAKGGSNFNPRGRSDDEIMRFCQSFMTELYRHLGEYTDVPAGDIGVGQREIGFLFGQYKRITNRYESGVLTGKGIQWGGALVRTEATGYGTAFFAQEMLKVRGDSLDGKTVVVSGSGNVAVYAIQKVHQLGGTVVACSDSDGVVHDPKGIDLELLREIKEVRRGRVRHYAEQRPDATYVAGGNPWDIPCDVALPCATQNELTGKDAATLVRNGCIAVAEGANMPTTPEGMRTFAEADVAFGPGKAANAGGVATSALEMQQNASRDAWSFGRTEQRLAEIMADIHELCFATAEEYGMPGNYVAGSNIAGFQRVAQAMVSLGLI, encoded by the coding sequence GTGGACGAGAAGGTCGAGCCGTTCTTCGACGAGGTGATCCGCCGCAACCCGGGCGAGGTCGAGTTCCACCAGGCGGTCAGGGAGGTCCTCACCTCCATCGGCCCCGTCCTGGCCAAGCACCCCGAGTTCGCCGAGCACAAGATCATCGAGCGGATCTGCGAACCCGAGCGCCAGGTCATCTTCCGCGTCCCCTGGCAGGACGACGCGGGGGAGGTGCAGATCGACCGGGGGTTCCGGGTCGAGTTCAACTCCGCCCTCGGTCCCTACAAGGGCGGGTTGCGCTTCCACCCGTCGGTGAACCTCGGCATCGTGAAGTTCCTCGGCTTCGAGCAGATCTTCAAGAACGCGCTGACGGGCATGCCGATCGGCGGGGCGAAGGGCGGGTCGAACTTCAACCCTCGCGGTCGGTCCGACGACGAGATCATGCGGTTCTGCCAGTCGTTCATGACCGAGCTGTACCGCCACCTGGGCGAGTACACCGACGTCCCTGCAGGCGACATCGGCGTCGGGCAGCGCGAGATCGGCTTCCTGTTCGGCCAGTACAAGCGGATCACGAACCGCTACGAGTCCGGTGTCCTGACCGGCAAGGGCATCCAGTGGGGCGGCGCGCTGGTCCGCACCGAGGCCACCGGGTACGGCACCGCGTTCTTCGCCCAGGAGATGCTGAAGGTCCGCGGCGACTCCCTCGACGGCAAGACCGTCGTCGTCTCCGGCTCCGGGAACGTCGCGGTGTACGCGATCCAGAAGGTCCACCAGCTCGGCGGCACCGTCGTCGCGTGCTCGGACTCCGACGGCGTGGTCCACGACCCGAAGGGCATCGACCTCGAGCTCCTGAGGGAGATCAAGGAGGTCCGCCGCGGCCGCGTGCGCCACTACGCCGAGCAGCGCCCGGACGCCACCTACGTGGCCGGCGGGAACCCGTGGGACATCCCCTGCGACGTGGCGCTGCCCTGCGCCACGCAGAACGAGCTGACCGGCAAGGACGCGGCGACGCTGGTCCGCAACGGCTGCATCGCGGTGGCCGAGGGCGCGAACATGCCGACGACCCCGGAGGGGATGCGCACCTTCGCCGAGGCCGACGTCGCGTTCGGGCCGGGGAAGGCCGCCAACGCGGGCGGCGTCGCCACCTCGGCGCTCGAGATGCAGCAGAACGCCAGCCGCGACGCGTGGTCCTTCGGCCGCACCGAGCAGCGGCTGGCCGAGATCATGGCGGACATCCACGAGCTGTGCTTCGCGACCGCCGAGGAGTACGGCATGCCGGGCAACTACGTGGCCGGCTCCAACATCGCGGGCTTCCAGCGGGTCGCCCAGGCCATGGTGTCCCTGGGCCTGATCTGA
- a CDS encoding hemerythrin domain-containing protein, producing the protein MCDYCGCLANDFIATLSDEHVAIGLAARDLALAAESGVATAIRSTAQALVGLLAPHTQREEGVLFPELAAAGAAAHTAELEADPAALDTAFIAIARGEEGALDGLPAALERLRAHIWREDHDVFPAAVQLLDSAAWVRVADHDHVDHDHADHDHAEHHHAAA; encoded by the coding sequence ATGTGCGACTACTGCGGTTGCCTCGCCAACGACTTCATCGCCACCCTGAGCGACGAGCACGTCGCGATCGGCCTCGCCGCCCGCGACCTCGCCCTCGCCGCAGAGTCGGGCGTCGCGACCGCCATCCGGTCGACCGCCCAGGCGCTCGTCGGCCTGCTCGCCCCCCACACCCAGCGCGAGGAGGGCGTGCTGTTCCCCGAGCTCGCCGCCGCCGGCGCGGCAGCCCACACCGCCGAGCTCGAGGCCGACCCCGCCGCCCTCGACACCGCGTTCATCGCGATCGCGAGGGGGGAGGAGGGGGCGCTCGACGGGCTGCCGGCTGCGCTCGAGCGGCTCCGCGCGCACATCTGGCGCGAGGACCACGACGTGTTCCCCGCCGCGGTCCAGCTGCTCGACTCAGCCGCCTGGGTGCGCGTCGCCGACCACGACCACGTCGACCACGACCACGCCGACCACGACCACGCCGAGCACCACCACGCGGCGGCCTGA
- a CDS encoding DUF2249 domain-containing protein translates to MADRELDVRSEPPARRHDLILSTYEDLAQGEGFVLVNDHDPKPLYYQFEAEHTGQFTWDRLESGPEVWRVRIGRA, encoded by the coding sequence ATGGCCGACCGCGAGCTCGACGTCCGCAGCGAGCCGCCCGCGCGGCGGCACGACCTGATCCTCTCGACCTACGAGGACCTGGCGCAGGGCGAGGGCTTCGTCCTGGTCAACGACCACGACCCGAAGCCGCTGTACTACCAGTTCGAGGCCGAGCACACCGGTCAGTTCACCTGGGACCGCCTCGAGTCGGGTCCCGAGGTGTGGAGGGTCCGCATCGGGCGGGCCTGA
- a CDS encoding hemerythrin domain-containing protein produces MDHQLLVRLDDLAVVTPALPELSPGEVRSHLDQVRGFLHDEVLAHASAEELALFPVLERTAGPRVVARLAVEHDTVRLAVAELDAVAARPMTGAQVRRTQAVLLGIEALLHGHLAHEVAAGDLPDPNDTSRT; encoded by the coding sequence ATGGATCACCAGCTCCTCGTCCGACTCGACGACCTCGCGGTCGTGACGCCTGCGCTCCCCGAGCTCTCGCCAGGGGAGGTGCGCAGCCACCTCGATCAGGTGCGGGGGTTCCTGCACGACGAGGTGCTGGCGCACGCGAGCGCTGAGGAGCTGGCCCTCTTCCCCGTGCTCGAGCGCACGGCCGGTCCCCGGGTCGTGGCGCGGCTCGCCGTCGAGCACGACACCGTCCGCCTGGCCGTGGCCGAGCTCGACGCGGTGGCGGCGCGACCCATGACGGGCGCCCAGGTGCGCCGGACCCAGGCGGTGCTCCTCGGCATCGAGGCGCTCCTGCACGGCCACCTGGCCCACGAGGTCGCCGCCGGCGACCTGCCCGACCCGAACGACACATCGAGGACCTGA
- a CDS encoding GreA/GreB family elongation factor, whose amino-acid sequence MKLHSSWAASATLADPVVAREEFVVSQMVSSPAQVVLTRAGREHLRQRIAGLRDEAAEVAARLKEDHDPQDLAERQRIGAELSRLEDALHRAVIVEDVEEDPTVVEVGDEVGVEMPDGSRDVFSIVHPVEAQLDDDRISSDAPLAQAVLGHRIGDRVTVQAPAGVYGATIIARRRLS is encoded by the coding sequence GTGAAGCTACACTCCTCGTGGGCGGCCAGCGCCACGCTGGCCGACCCCGTCGTCGCCCGAGAGGAGTTCGTCGTGTCCCAGATGGTGTCGTCCCCCGCCCAGGTGGTCCTGACCCGCGCCGGTCGCGAGCACCTCCGCCAGCGCATCGCGGGCCTCCGCGACGAGGCGGCCGAGGTCGCCGCCCGCCTGAAGGAGGACCACGACCCCCAGGACCTGGCGGAGCGCCAGCGCATCGGCGCGGAGCTGTCGCGCCTCGAGGACGCCCTGCACCGGGCCGTCATCGTCGAGGACGTGGAGGAGGACCCCACCGTGGTGGAGGTCGGCGACGAGGTGGGTGTGGAGATGCCCGACGGTTCGCGGGACGTGTTCTCCATCGTCCACCCCGTCGAGGCCCAGCTCGACGACGACCGGATCTCCTCCGACGCCCCGCTCGCCCAGGCCGTCCTCGGCCACCGGATCGGCGACCGGGTCACGGTGCAGGCCCCCGCGGGTGTCTACGGCGCCACGATCATCGCGCGGCGCCGCCTGAGCTGA
- a CDS encoding metal-sulfur cluster assembly factor produces the protein METTAPVELTTEQVEVRLHSVIDPEVGIGIVDLGLVYGIDVDDAAVVVTMTMTTPACPLGAYLERSVEHAVADLAGPRLIQVDLVFDPPGSPERISPAGRVALGWA, from the coding sequence ATGGAGACCACGGCCCCCGTCGAGCTCACGACCGAGCAGGTGGAGGTGCGCCTCCACAGCGTCATCGATCCCGAGGTGGGCATCGGCATCGTCGACCTCGGCCTGGTCTACGGCATCGACGTCGATGACGCCGCCGTGGTCGTCACGATGACCATGACCACGCCGGCGTGCCCGCTCGGGGCGTACCTCGAGCGCTCGGTCGAGCACGCGGTGGCCGACCTGGCGGGTCCCCGGCTGATCCAGGTCGACCTGGTGTTCGATCCGCCTGGGTCGCCGGAGCGGATCAGCCCGGCGGGGCGCGTCGCGCTGGGGTGGGCGTGA
- a CDS encoding molybdopterin oxidoreductase family protein, whose product MPTPPGVAELHQSGGESAGGWETDRPDERWVSTHCSFCGVQCGMHLRVADGQVIGVEPRMDTHNRGKLCPKGVSAYQQIGHPERLTYPMVRDADGLRRATWDEALDRVVSGIRRIQEAHGNDAVATYGGASMTTEKTYVLGKFARLALQTRQADYNGRMCMVSAGAANNRSFGVDRTPNPIADVGEADVAMVLGANVPETFPIFIRHYWRLMDRGGTLIVVDPRETTLARVAQLHLPIRPATDGALLMAMLHVVIDEGMVDTAFVEAHTTGFDEVATSVADFTPDVAAGICGVPAADIHRAAVLFGSAEKAMLNHARGMEHQVMGARNAMAAINLVLATGNIGRPGSGIGTITGQGNGQGGREHGQKCDQLPGQRDISDPAARAHVAAVWGVEPDEIPQKGDPIFKQLELMESGEIRGVINICSNPMVSWPDEDRTRRILTGLDLYTVIDIFPSESALLADVVLPGSAWAESEGVVASSDALVCKINKATDPPGEARTDIWILSELARRLGRGQYFDWSGPGEVFEELRRASAGGKADYAGITYERIESEGPIAWPCPTTDHPGTPRMFTDRRFYFDDGRARFNVVEFEPPVEEPDEEYPYRFTTGRTVAHYLSGNQTRRLGYLVDQTPSPWAELHPEAAAAIGVSDGDPVRLTSRRATVVVPARVVTTVRPDTVFMPYHWAKPMGANQLTIARFDPLSWIPAFKGSSVRIERADELPPVPNPPLAVGGTISQTAGPPPATDPVGIQEPGT is encoded by the coding sequence ATGCCGACCCCGCCAGGCGTCGCCGAGCTGCACCAGTCCGGCGGCGAGTCCGCCGGCGGGTGGGAGACCGACCGCCCCGACGAGCGGTGGGTGTCGACCCACTGCTCGTTCTGCGGGGTCCAGTGCGGCATGCACCTGCGCGTCGCCGACGGCCAGGTCATCGGGGTCGAACCGCGGATGGACACCCACAACCGGGGGAAGCTGTGCCCGAAGGGGGTGTCGGCGTACCAGCAGATCGGCCACCCCGAGCGGCTGACGTACCCGATGGTCCGCGACGCGGACGGGCTGCGGCGCGCGACCTGGGACGAAGCCCTCGACCGGGTCGTGTCCGGCATCCGCCGGATCCAGGAGGCCCACGGGAACGACGCGGTCGCCACCTACGGCGGCGCGTCGATGACGACGGAGAAGACCTACGTGCTGGGCAAGTTCGCCCGGCTGGCGCTGCAGACCCGGCAGGCGGACTACAACGGCCGGATGTGCATGGTGTCCGCCGGCGCCGCGAACAACCGCTCCTTCGGCGTCGACCGCACGCCGAACCCGATCGCCGACGTGGGCGAGGCCGACGTGGCGATGGTCCTCGGTGCCAACGTCCCCGAGACCTTCCCGATCTTCATCCGCCACTACTGGCGGCTGATGGACCGCGGCGGGACGCTGATCGTGGTCGACCCGCGCGAGACGACCCTCGCCCGCGTCGCCCAGCTGCACCTGCCGATCCGACCCGCGACCGACGGGGCGCTGCTGATGGCGATGCTCCACGTCGTCATCGACGAGGGGATGGTCGACACCGCCTTCGTCGAGGCGCACACGACCGGGTTCGACGAGGTCGCGACCTCGGTCGCCGACTTCACGCCGGACGTGGCCGCGGGGATCTGCGGGGTCCCGGCCGCCGACATCCACCGCGCGGCGGTCCTGTTCGGGTCGGCCGAGAAGGCCATGCTGAACCACGCCCGGGGCATGGAGCACCAGGTCATGGGCGCCCGCAACGCGATGGCGGCGATCAACCTGGTCCTCGCCACCGGCAACATCGGCCGGCCCGGGTCGGGCATCGGCACCATCACCGGGCAGGGCAACGGCCAGGGCGGTCGGGAGCACGGCCAGAAGTGCGACCAGCTGCCCGGCCAGCGCGACATCTCCGACCCGGCGGCCCGCGCCCACGTCGCCGCGGTGTGGGGGGTCGAGCCCGACGAGATCCCCCAGAAGGGCGACCCGATCTTCAAGCAGCTGGAGCTGATGGAGTCCGGGGAGATCCGCGGGGTCATCAACATCTGCTCGAACCCGATGGTGTCCTGGCCCGACGAGGACCGGACCCGCCGGATCCTGACCGGCCTGGACCTCTACACGGTCATCGACATCTTCCCGTCGGAGTCCGCGCTGCTCGCCGACGTGGTGCTGCCGGGCTCGGCGTGGGCTGAGTCCGAGGGCGTGGTGGCGAGCTCCGACGCGCTGGTCTGCAAGATCAACAAGGCGACCGACCCGCCGGGGGAGGCGCGGACCGACATCTGGATCCTGTCCGAGCTCGCCAGACGCCTGGGCCGGGGGCAGTACTTCGACTGGTCGGGCCCGGGGGAGGTCTTCGAGGAGCTGCGGCGCGCCTCGGCGGGCGGTAAGGCCGACTACGCCGGCATCACCTACGAGCGGATCGAGTCCGAGGGGCCGATCGCCTGGCCCTGCCCGACGACCGACCACCCCGGCACCCCGCGGATGTTCACCGACCGGCGCTTCTACTTCGACGACGGGCGGGCGCGGTTCAACGTCGTCGAGTTCGAACCACCGGTGGAGGAGCCGGACGAGGAGTACCCCTACCGCTTCACCACCGGCCGGACCGTGGCCCACTACCTGTCGGGGAACCAGACCCGGCGGTTGGGCTACCTGGTCGACCAGACCCCCAGCCCGTGGGCCGAGCTCCACCCGGAGGCCGCCGCGGCGATCGGCGTGTCCGATGGCGATCCGGTCCGCCTGACCAGCCGGCGCGCGACGGTCGTGGTGCCCGCCCGCGTCGTGACCACGGTCCGGCCCGACACGGTCTTCATGCCCTACCACTGGGCCAAGCCCATGGGGGCGAACCAGCTGACCATCGCCCGGTTCGACCCGCTGAGCTGGATCCCCGCCTTCAAGGGGTCGTCGGTCCGCATCGAGCGGGCCGACGAGCTGCCGCCGGTCCCGAACCCGCCGCTCGCGGTCGGCGGCACGATCAGCCAGACCGCAGGACCTCCGCCAGCAACCGATCCCGTGGGGATCCAGGAGCCCGGTACATGA
- a CDS encoding 4Fe-4S dicluster domain-containing protein: protein MSLERSIFVDPSRCIGCGACVAACRECDSHRGKSMMNLDFIDRGTTTAALPTVCMHCDDPFAPCAQVCPVDAILSTDDGVVHSPDVSRCIGCTNCVHACPWGVPKFDPVEQLAYKCNLCYDRTSVGLGPMCATVCPSDALYYGTREEVERDRPTRKVIDVFNFGNQEIETGNWYVVPSDAPDCLPLI from the coding sequence ATGAGCCTCGAACGATCCATCTTCGTCGACCCGTCCCGCTGCATCGGCTGCGGCGCGTGCGTCGCGGCCTGCCGCGAGTGCGACAGCCATCGCGGGAAGTCGATGATGAACCTCGACTTCATCGACCGGGGGACCACCACGGCGGCGCTGCCGACGGTCTGCATGCACTGCGACGACCCCTTCGCCCCGTGCGCGCAGGTGTGCCCGGTCGACGCGATCCTCTCCACCGACGACGGGGTGGTGCACTCCCCCGACGTGTCCCGCTGCATCGGCTGCACCAACTGCGTCCACGCCTGCCCCTGGGGGGTGCCGAAGTTCGATCCGGTCGAGCAGCTCGCCTACAAGTGCAACCTCTGCTACGACCGCACCTCGGTGGGGCTCGGCCCCATGTGCGCGACGGTCTGCCCCTCTGACGCCCTCTACTACGGCACCCGCGAGGAGGTCGAGCGCGACCGGCCGACCCGCAAGGTCATCGACGTGTTCAACTTCGGGAACCAGGAGATCGAGACGGGCAACTGGTACGTCGTCCCCTCCGACGCCCCCGACTGCCTGCCGCTGATCTGA
- a CDS encoding helix-turn-helix domain-containing protein, translated as MTGADPLTSGVDAVDALIDGVRVGDNLVLVTEGGLDGDWLVDAFVGASDPAALVVADGTGRHAGAAAARRVLAWAEAAGAAGREVEAPRAREELVAADREVGTDARFVVDTLTALADAWGDQAALDLFLWACPRLYRRRSIALWILDGDRHDVAFLRRLTDVTQVVVRARPHDAGVQLEVEKADGRAPSVRGRTVEGRLAAGHLVDAQTGDVERRRLGDVIRRLRTDRGVGQAELARRVGISPSALSQAERGVRAVSAETLVRLWEAMGIPVDPDDPRAVGYAISRRGERTATSLAPGATGLLLGDHPRQQVWQVAVAPRAGGRAPLFAVKGVEVIAVRRGILQLDLDGRGETLHEGDALVADTAAVTAWANPADTEAEAVWIIGR; from the coding sequence GTGACCGGTGCGGATCCCCTGACCAGCGGCGTGGACGCCGTCGACGCCCTGATCGACGGCGTCCGGGTCGGGGACAACCTGGTCCTGGTCACCGAGGGTGGGCTGGACGGGGATTGGCTGGTCGACGCGTTCGTGGGGGCGTCGGACCCGGCCGCCCTGGTCGTGGCCGACGGCACGGGCCGCCATGCCGGCGCCGCCGCTGCCCGCCGCGTCCTCGCGTGGGCCGAGGCGGCCGGCGCGGCCGGCCGGGAGGTCGAGGCCCCCCGGGCCCGCGAGGAGCTCGTGGCCGCCGATCGCGAGGTCGGCACCGACGCGCGGTTCGTCGTCGACACGCTGACCGCCCTCGCGGATGCCTGGGGCGACCAGGCGGCCCTGGACCTGTTCCTGTGGGCCTGCCCACGGCTGTACCGCCGTCGCAGCATCGCGCTGTGGATCCTCGATGGCGACCGCCACGACGTCGCGTTCCTCCGGCGGTTGACCGACGTCACCCAGGTCGTCGTGCGGGCCCGTCCCCACGACGCCGGCGTGCAGCTCGAGGTGGAGAAGGCGGACGGGCGCGCGCCGTCGGTGCGGGGCCGGACGGTGGAGGGGCGGCTCGCAGCGGGACACCTGGTCGATGCGCAGACCGGCGACGTCGAGCGCAGGCGGCTCGGTGACGTCATCCGCCGCCTGCGGACCGACCGGGGCGTCGGGCAGGCCGAGCTCGCCCGGCGTGTGGGGATCAGCCCGTCGGCGCTGTCCCAGGCCGAGCGCGGCGTGCGGGCCGTGTCCGCGGAGACCCTGGTGCGGCTCTGGGAGGCGATGGGGATCCCGGTGGACCCCGACGACCCGCGCGCGGTCGGCTACGCGATCTCCCGGCGCGGTGAGCGCACCGCCACCTCCCTCGCACCCGGCGCGACCGGCCTGCTGCTGGGCGACCACCCCCGCCAACAGGTCTGGCAGGTGGCGGTCGCACCCCGGGCGGGCGGCCGGGCGCCCCTGTTCGCGGTCAAGGGCGTCGAGGTCATCGCGGTCCGCCGCGGCATCCTCCAGCTCGACCTCGACGGCCGCGGGGAGACCCTCCACGAGGGGGACGCGCTGGTGGCGGACACGGCGGCGGTCACCGCGTGGGCCAACCCCGCGGACACCGAGGCCGAGGCGGTCTGGATCATCGGACGGTGA